A region of Pseudomonas putida DNA encodes the following proteins:
- a CDS encoding TonB-dependent siderophore receptor yields the protein MSAEFKRGRLAIAVNVGLLAATTVGAWPMVTFAAPASVQHSGLRSFDIAGGSLAEVLSRFASAAGAALSFDAKQTDGLHSAGLKGAFGISEGFSQILAGSGLQAEPQANGTYVLRAVPSSGSALELGATNITSQVLGATTENSGSYTTGAVTIGKGEHSLKETPQSVTVMTRKIMDDQNLYTIDQVMEKTPGITVYDSTMGGKYFYSRGFRMSGQYQYDGVPLDMGNLYVQADSFSSDMAYYDRVEVLRGAAGMMKGSGGTAGGVNFVRKRGLAAAHTDITLSGGSWDNYRGQLDTGGPLNAAGTLRGRAVVAEQSRHYFVDDANRKDQVYYGALDFDVSPDTTLGLGVAYEDVDANPCWGGLPRYRDRSDLKLSRSTCLDPSWNTWRSQRTTVFSDLTHQLNEDWKLKVASVYTKNTQDIKYAFASGAVTPGTDTTGMLGSMYDYDQVDYGLDAYVDGKFDAFGQQHELVLGMNASRSKKDDFYSVAFLPQRQNVFNPDKFIPEPDDSYFIEHSSRGGPVKSVTTQKGLYSTLRLKLADPLTLVVGGRVSWYNAETDTVFIDTGTPPQHANTRETGQVTPFAGVLLDLNENLTAYASYSDIFTPQGSYRDEAGSALKPLVGQSYELGIKGAWFDGRLNGAFNLFRTLQKDQAQTDYNSSCPSSDGYCYVNAGKVRAQGFEAEISGEVIERLQLLAGYTYTQTKTLDDIDTNLNGAAFNSYVPRHVLRLWGEYTLGGAFERFSLGAGVNAQSDNFRVSPASGEKISQAGYAVWNGRIGYRIDDTWSVALNGNNLFDKRYYASIGTETFGNYYGEPRNFMVSVKASF from the coding sequence ATGTCTGCAGAGTTCAAGCGTGGTCGTCTGGCGATTGCGGTAAACGTCGGGCTGTTGGCGGCAACCACCGTCGGTGCCTGGCCCATGGTGACGTTTGCGGCGCCCGCGTCGGTGCAGCATAGCGGCCTAAGGTCGTTCGACATTGCCGGGGGAAGCCTTGCCGAAGTCCTCAGCCGTTTTGCCAGCGCGGCGGGCGCGGCGTTGTCGTTCGATGCAAAGCAAACAGACGGTTTGCACAGCGCAGGGCTCAAAGGTGCGTTCGGTATTAGCGAGGGCTTTAGCCAGATTCTGGCAGGCAGCGGCCTGCAAGCCGAGCCGCAGGCCAACGGCACTTATGTGCTGCGGGCCGTGCCGTCCTCAGGCTCGGCGCTGGAGCTGGGTGCCACCAACATCACCAGCCAGGTGCTGGGGGCGACCACGGAAAACAGCGGCTCGTACACCACGGGCGCCGTGACCATCGGCAAAGGTGAGCATTCGCTCAAGGAAACGCCGCAATCGGTCACGGTGATGACGCGCAAGATAATGGACGACCAGAACCTGTACACCATTGATCAGGTCATGGAGAAGACACCCGGCATCACCGTGTACGACTCGACCATGGGTGGCAAATACTTCTATTCGCGCGGGTTCCGCATGTCGGGCCAGTACCAGTACGACGGCGTGCCGCTGGACATGGGCAATCTTTATGTCCAGGCCGACAGCTTCAGCAGTGACATGGCGTACTACGACCGGGTGGAGGTGTTGCGCGGCGCAGCCGGGATGATGAAAGGGTCGGGCGGCACTGCTGGCGGGGTGAACTTCGTGCGCAAGCGTGGCCTGGCGGCTGCGCATACCGACATCACCCTGTCCGGTGGCAGTTGGGACAACTACCGCGGGCAACTCGACACCGGTGGCCCGCTGAACGCGGCCGGCACCCTGCGTGGCCGGGCGGTGGTGGCCGAGCAGAGCCGGCACTACTTTGTCGACGACGCCAACCGCAAGGACCAGGTGTACTACGGCGCGCTCGACTTCGATGTGAGCCCCGACACGACGCTGGGGCTGGGGGTTGCTTACGAAGATGTGGACGCCAACCCGTGCTGGGGTGGCCTGCCGCGCTACCGGGACCGCAGCGACCTGAAACTCAGCCGCTCGACCTGCCTCGACCCTTCGTGGAATACCTGGCGCAGCCAGCGCACCACCGTGTTCAGTGATCTGACTCATCAGCTCAACGAAGACTGGAAGCTCAAGGTGGCCAGTGTTTATACAAAGAACACCCAGGACATCAAGTACGCCTTCGCCTCCGGTGCGGTGACCCCCGGCACCGATACCACTGGCATGCTAGGCAGCATGTATGACTACGACCAGGTCGATTACGGCCTGGACGCCTACGTGGATGGCAAGTTCGACGCGTTCGGCCAGCAACATGAACTGGTGCTGGGCATGAACGCCAGCCGCTCGAAGAAAGATGACTTCTACTCGGTAGCGTTTCTGCCGCAACGGCAGAATGTGTTCAACCCCGACAAGTTCATCCCCGAGCCGGATGACAGCTACTTCATCGAGCACTCATCGCGCGGTGGCCCGGTCAAGTCTGTGACCACCCAAAAAGGCCTCTACTCGACCCTGCGCCTGAAACTGGCCGACCCTTTGACCCTGGTGGTGGGCGGCCGGGTGAGCTGGTACAACGCCGAGACCGATACCGTCTTCATCGATACCGGTACGCCGCCGCAGCACGCCAACACCCGCGAGACCGGGCAGGTCACGCCCTTTGCCGGCGTGCTGCTGGACTTGAACGAAAACCTGACGGCCTACGCCAGCTACTCGGACATCTTCACGCCGCAAGGCAGCTACCGGGACGAAGCCGGTTCAGCGCTCAAACCGCTGGTGGGCCAGAGCTATGAGCTGGGCATCAAGGGGGCCTGGTTCGACGGGCGCTTGAACGGTGCCTTCAACCTGTTCCGCACCCTTCAGAAGGACCAGGCGCAGACTGACTACAACTCGTCGTGCCCCTCCTCCGATGGCTACTGCTACGTGAACGCCGGCAAGGTCCGCGCCCAGGGTTTCGAGGCCGAGATCAGTGGCGAAGTCATCGAGCGCCTGCAACTGCTTGCGGGGTACACCTACACCCAGACCAAGACACTCGACGACATCGACACCAACCTGAACGGCGCGGCGTTCAACAGCTACGTGCCTCGGCATGTGCTGCGCCTGTGGGGCGAGTACACCCTCGGTGGCGCCTTCGAGCGGTTCAGCCTGGGGGCCGGGGTCAATGCGCAAAGCGACAATTTCCGGGTTTCGCCTGCCAGTGGCGAGAAAATCAGCCAGGCGGGGTATGCGGTCTGGAATGGTCGGATCGGTTATCGCATCGATGACACCTGGTCGGTGGCGCTCAACGGCAACAACCTGTTTGACAAGCGGTACTACGCCAGTATCGGGACGGAGACGTTTGGTAACTATTACGGGGAGCCGCGTAATTTCATGGTGTCGGTCAAGGCCAGTTTTTGA
- a CDS encoding FecR domain-containing protein, producing MSLSPAELQAISAAARWYARLQSGTATDADRSAWNAWLVADPAHHQAWQRMAAVGEQMTRVPGALAAPALRGAERSRRQLLRSVVILVPATSLGWLGWRSDASQQLFADYRTAVGERRAFRLPDGSSLLLNTDTSVNLKYDGQQRVLELLRGEVLVATAVDPAQRPFTVRTPHGQVRALGTRFIVRAQSLGGEVAVLEKAVEVRASSGALAVRVEAGQSIAFSDRSVGALRRNDASVGAWQQGSIIALDRPLAELLADLSRYRPGVLRCDPRIAQLKVSGAFPIDDTDRALASLESGFSLRVTRYSRFWVNVSPPASPQPR from the coding sequence ATGAGCCTTTCGCCCGCCGAGTTACAAGCCATCAGCGCCGCCGCCCGCTGGTACGCGAGGCTTCAGTCCGGCACTGCAACCGATGCAGACCGCAGCGCCTGGAACGCCTGGCTGGTTGCCGACCCTGCCCATCATCAAGCCTGGCAGCGCATGGCCGCCGTGGGCGAACAGATGACCCGCGTGCCCGGCGCCCTGGCGGCACCTGCCTTGCGCGGTGCCGAGCGTTCTCGGCGCCAGCTGTTGCGCAGCGTCGTGATACTGGTGCCAGCCACGTCGCTGGGCTGGCTGGGTTGGCGCAGCGATGCCTCCCAGCAGCTGTTTGCCGACTACCGCACTGCTGTAGGTGAACGCCGCGCATTTCGGTTGCCAGATGGCAGCTCGCTGCTGCTGAACACCGACACGTCGGTGAACCTCAAGTACGACGGCCAGCAACGGGTGCTGGAACTGCTGCGGGGTGAGGTACTGGTGGCCACGGCTGTCGACCCTGCACAACGGCCGTTCACGGTGCGTACCCCGCATGGCCAGGTACGCGCGCTGGGCACGCGCTTTATCGTTCGCGCCCAATCCCTGGGCGGCGAGGTGGCAGTCCTCGAAAAGGCGGTGGAAGTCAGGGCATCCAGCGGTGCGTTGGCAGTGCGTGTGGAGGCGGGGCAATCCATTGCTTTTTCTGACCGTTCGGTGGGGGCACTACGGCGCAATGACGCGTCTGTAGGGGCCTGGCAACAAGGCAGCATCATCGCCCTCGATCGCCCCTTGGCCGAACTGCTGGCGGACCTGTCGCGCTATCGCCCCGGCGTGCTGCGCTGCGACCCGCGTATTGCCCAGTTGAAGGTATCTGGCGCATTCCCCATCGATGACACCGACCGGGCGCTTGCGTCACTGGAAAGCGGCTTTTCGTTACGCGTCACGCGCTACAGCCGTTTCTGGGTCAACGTGTCACCGCCTGCCAGCCCGCAGCCACGCTGA
- a CDS encoding sigma-70 family RNA polymerase sigma factor: MPANDLSLRSAVNDLYCDHHGWLNGWLRKRLGNAFDAADLTQDTFVRVIKARTALEIREPRPYLSRIAKGLLIDLIRRRSLEQAYLDALATLPGALQPSLEEQAILLQALVEIDRLLQGLGPKVKQVFMLSQFDGLTYPQIAERLNISVRSVNNHMAKAMEHCCLMQLQLA, from the coding sequence ATGCCCGCCAATGATCTATCCCTGCGTAGCGCCGTCAATGACCTGTACTGCGATCATCACGGCTGGCTCAATGGCTGGCTGCGCAAACGCCTGGGCAATGCGTTCGATGCCGCCGACTTGACGCAAGACACCTTCGTGCGGGTGATCAAGGCACGCACCGCGCTGGAGATTCGCGAGCCGCGCCCCTACCTGTCGAGAATCGCCAAGGGCTTGCTGATCGACCTGATCCGCCGGCGCTCACTGGAGCAAGCCTACCTGGACGCCTTGGCTACCCTGCCGGGAGCCCTGCAGCCGTCGCTGGAGGAACAGGCGATCCTGTTGCAGGCACTGGTGGAAATCGACCGCCTGCTGCAGGGGCTTGGCCCCAAGGTCAAGCAGGTGTTCATGTTGTCGCAGTTCGATGGCCTGACCTACCCGCAGATTGCCGAGCGCTTGAACATCAGCGTGCGCAGCGTCAACAACCACATGGCCAAGGCCATGGAGCATTGCTGTTTGATGCAGTTGCAACTGGCATGA
- a CDS encoding di-heme oxidoredictase family protein encodes MRAAWLSVGLLTSLLASAETTHTAANREAYSQPLSGLDEGQLERFFRGRSLFRQAWVVAPSRDDAVDGLGPLYNRVSCIACHPKNGRGQAPEHGQPMRSMLLRLSLPGHDGHGGPKPHPVYGDQLNELGVPGVPGEGRAHVYWQEHAVQLGDGETVMLRKPRVDLRELAYGPLDAVLTSARVGSPVIGLGLLEAIDASTLQAMASEAKPDGVTGHVNQVWSVERQRTEAGRFGLKANQPDLRQQIAHAMLGDLGITSTLAPVQNCTPTQQACAQAPHGGEPELDALQLGDVHFYLAHLAVPARRQQADPAVIEGEKLFAASGCTACHRPELITDTHPLYPALTQQRIAPYTDLLLHDMGAGLADGREDYLANGRQWRTPALWGLGLSERITPGSGYLHDGRARTLEEAIVWHGGEAEVARQRYVALGKQARQAILVFLESL; translated from the coding sequence GTGCGTGCAGCCTGGTTATCGGTCGGTTTGCTGACGAGCCTGCTCGCCAGCGCCGAGACCACGCACACCGCAGCAAACCGGGAGGCCTATTCCCAGCCATTATCCGGGCTCGACGAAGGCCAACTGGAACGCTTCTTCCGCGGGCGCAGCCTGTTCCGTCAGGCCTGGGTGGTTGCCCCCTCGCGCGACGACGCGGTGGATGGCCTTGGGCCGCTGTACAACCGGGTTTCGTGCATCGCCTGCCACCCCAAGAACGGCCGTGGCCAGGCGCCTGAACACGGGCAGCCGATGCGCAGCATGTTGTTGCGCTTGTCCCTGCCGGGGCACGATGGCCACGGAGGGCCGAAGCCACACCCCGTCTATGGCGACCAGCTTAACGAACTGGGCGTGCCTGGCGTGCCGGGTGAGGGGCGCGCCCATGTCTACTGGCAGGAGCACGCGGTGCAACTGGGCGATGGCGAAACCGTCATGCTACGCAAGCCACGTGTCGACCTGCGTGAGCTGGCCTACGGGCCGCTGGATGCGGTGTTAACCTCGGCAAGGGTGGGCTCGCCGGTAATCGGCCTCGGTTTGCTGGAGGCTATCGATGCGAGCACCCTGCAGGCCATGGCCTCTGAAGCCAAACCAGACGGCGTGACCGGGCACGTCAACCAGGTGTGGAGCGTCGAGCGCCAGCGCACCGAGGCAGGCCGTTTTGGCCTCAAGGCCAACCAGCCGGACCTGCGCCAACAGATCGCCCACGCCATGCTTGGCGATCTTGGCATTACCTCTACGCTCGCCCCCGTGCAGAACTGCACGCCCACTCAACAGGCCTGCGCCCAGGCGCCGCACGGCGGCGAGCCAGAGCTGGACGCCCTGCAGCTCGGCGACGTGCATTTCTACCTCGCTCACCTGGCCGTGCCGGCCCGTCGACAACAGGCCGATCCTGCGGTCATTGAGGGCGAAAAACTGTTCGCTGCCAGTGGCTGCACCGCCTGCCACCGCCCTGAGCTGATCACCGACACACATCCGCTTTATCCGGCGCTGACCCAGCAGCGCATCGCGCCCTACACCGACCTGTTGCTGCACGACATGGGCGCTGGCCTGGCGGATGGCCGTGAAGACTATCTCGCCAACGGCCGGCAATGGCGCACGCCTGCGCTGTGGGGGCTTGGCCTCAGCGAACGGATCACCCCCGGCAGTGGCTATCTGCACGACGGCCGAGCGCGCACCTTGGAAGAAGCCATTGTCTGGCATGGCGGTGAGGCAGAAGTTGCCCGGCAACGCTATGTGGCGCTTGGCAAGCAGGCGCGGCAGGCGATTCTTGTGTTTCTTGAATCTTTGTAG
- a CDS encoding ABC transporter substrate-binding protein: MCRCNRWLASLLLTVSTLLSAAPQTVVVMTSYPEEVMTRIEDGFAQAHPEYRLHILWRQGFDALPYLLQAQQGGVDVYWAPSPGNFARLAKAGSWQPLGINLKGLPAQIGGLSLRDQRQLYQATELAGYGFAINATSLEALGVPTPRDWPDLLDARLRGRVALPDPGRVGFAPVLLDIVLRAYGWERGWALWSELAGQARLVSRGGTLVSDEVTSGRAAVGLSIDFFVASAKANGEPVDFVYPAHGGLNPAFIAITAHSQALAGARAFAQFVLSEAGQGLLADADIRKLPVRPSVYRQLPAGYHDPFVAAGVGAYDYGNGSSRERLALISALFTQWLGMPHEALGELWARLHAAEAAGLDVGAIRQQLTAPPLDAGQAEAKPLLALFAARQDKGMTQAPASDEDELGRREISWQFQAALHRAEAARLLEGLGY, from the coding sequence ATGTGCCGCTGTAACCGCTGGCTGGCGAGCCTGCTGCTGACGGTCAGCACGCTGCTAAGCGCCGCCCCGCAAACCGTGGTGGTCATGACCAGCTATCCCGAAGAGGTGATGACGCGGATTGAGGATGGGTTTGCTCAAGCCCACCCGGAGTATCGCCTGCACATCCTCTGGCGACAGGGTTTCGATGCCCTGCCCTACCTGCTGCAAGCGCAGCAGGGCGGTGTCGATGTCTATTGGGCACCGTCACCGGGCAACTTCGCCCGGCTGGCGAAAGCGGGCAGTTGGCAACCCCTGGGCATCAACCTGAAGGGTTTGCCGGCACAGATTGGTGGCTTGTCATTGCGTGACCAACGGCAGCTGTACCAGGCAACCGAATTGGCGGGTTACGGCTTTGCCATAAACGCCACGTCGCTGGAAGCACTGGGGGTGCCGACGCCCAGGGATTGGCCGGACCTGCTCGATGCACGACTGCGCGGGCGCGTTGCCCTGCCGGACCCAGGCCGGGTCGGCTTTGCCCCGGTACTGCTGGATATCGTGTTGCGTGCTTATGGCTGGGAACGCGGCTGGGCCCTCTGGAGCGAGCTGGCCGGGCAGGCGCGCCTGGTGAGCCGGGGTGGCACCCTGGTCAGTGATGAAGTCACCAGCGGGCGCGCAGCGGTTGGGTTGTCGATTGATTTCTTTGTCGCCTCCGCCAAGGCCAATGGCGAACCGGTGGATTTCGTCTATCCGGCCCATGGCGGCCTCAACCCTGCGTTTATTGCGATCACCGCCCACAGCCAGGCGTTGGCCGGTGCCAGGGCGTTTGCGCAGTTCGTGCTGTCTGAGGCAGGCCAGGGGCTGCTGGCCGATGCCGACATCCGCAAGCTGCCGGTGCGCCCCAGTGTCTATCGGCAATTGCCGGCCGGCTATCATGACCCGTTCGTTGCCGCAGGCGTCGGTGCCTATGACTATGGCAACGGCAGCTCACGCGAACGCCTGGCATTGATCAGCGCCTTGTTCACCCAATGGTTGGGCATGCCCCATGAAGCTTTGGGCGAACTCTGGGCTCGGCTGCACGCTGCCGAAGCGGCTGGGCTGGACGTTGGCGCAATACGCCAACAGTTGACCGCGCCGCCCCTGGATGCCGGGCAAGCCGAGGCGAAACCCTTGCTGGCACTGTTCGCGGCGCGCCAGGACAAGGGCATGACGCAAGCACCGGCAAGCGACGAGGACGAACTCGGCCGCAGGGAAATCAGCTGGCAGTTCCAGGCCGCGCTCCACCGGGCAGAGGCTGCCCGTTTGCTCGAAGGCTTGGGGTATTGA
- a CDS encoding TonB-dependent receptor plug domain-containing protein, with translation MKPLTPRTLMVAVAALGAQSAVAEQSNTFSLGEIQISAPRDETLSTGGSVIDLKDIRLHDRETVGSALTLAPGVNLGYIGGRAEQVVFVRGFDRLQVPVFIDGIPTYVPYDGNIDLGRFTTYDLSRIQVDKGFASLLYGPNTLGGAINLVTRRPTDAFEGEVGGGLELTDHGNVNAYRSYANLGSNQGMWWVQGGVSYVDYDYTMLPDDFKPTNNQQGAGRRENSDHRDSKFSFKLGFTPNETDEYVLGYVQQEGSKGQPTYAGDLPTTGQRARWWEWPRSDNTSVFIATKTSFGEHALKTRVYHDTFKNSLESFTYRNGVVGALQPGFPSKYDDESSGFSVEGDLALSEANRLGIAYHFKDDVHRSRDGSNPQTYFRDQTQSIALEDTLRLNDIFSVVGGISYNYRKSLDAQNYGTNANSPSRPMLYDEPTGSNDAVNAQLGLFANTNPLLGTHDNGQLRLTVARKSRFATIKDRYSTRFGTVIPSPDLKSERATHYELGYSGQVAPQWKLDAALFVANIEDSIQNVTVPAQANCAAPCGQYQNIAKARNQGVELGINGDLGDWELAANYTFLDRENLSNRALHPTDTPRHSAFGSAAWHLGDWQHTASVEAASRRYNTSDGNQMAPGYAVYNLKTGYRFSNDVLIEGGIRNLFDRLYEYSEGYPEMGRQYFVQFNVPL, from the coding sequence ATGAAGCCGCTAACACCGCGCACACTGATGGTTGCCGTCGCAGCCCTCGGTGCTCAATCCGCTGTTGCCGAACAGAGCAACACCTTCAGCCTCGGTGAAATCCAGATCTCCGCACCACGGGACGAAACGCTGTCCACGGGGGGTAGCGTCATCGACCTGAAAGACATTCGGCTGCACGACCGCGAGACCGTCGGCAGTGCGCTGACATTGGCCCCAGGGGTCAACCTCGGTTACATCGGTGGCCGCGCCGAGCAGGTGGTGTTTGTACGGGGTTTCGATCGCCTGCAAGTGCCGGTGTTTATCGACGGCATCCCGACTTATGTGCCTTATGACGGCAACATCGACCTGGGCCGTTTTACCACCTACGACCTGTCGCGCATTCAGGTGGACAAGGGCTTCGCCTCGCTGCTGTATGGCCCCAACACCTTGGGTGGGGCGATCAACCTGGTGACGCGTCGTCCGACCGATGCGTTCGAAGGCGAAGTGGGTGGGGGGCTGGAACTCACCGATCACGGCAACGTAAACGCCTACCGCAGTTACGCGAACCTTGGCTCCAACCAAGGCATGTGGTGGGTTCAGGGCGGGGTGTCGTATGTCGATTACGACTACACCATGCTGCCCGATGACTTCAAGCCAACCAACAACCAGCAGGGCGCAGGGCGCCGCGAGAACAGCGACCACCGCGACAGCAAGTTCAGCTTCAAACTGGGCTTCACCCCCAATGAAACCGATGAATACGTACTCGGCTACGTTCAGCAGGAAGGGAGCAAGGGCCAGCCAACCTACGCCGGCGACTTGCCGACTACCGGCCAACGCGCACGCTGGTGGGAGTGGCCGCGATCAGACAACACCAGTGTCTTTATCGCCACTAAAACCAGCTTCGGCGAGCACGCCCTGAAAACCCGCGTGTACCACGACACCTTCAAGAACTCGCTGGAAAGCTTCACGTACCGCAACGGCGTGGTCGGTGCCCTGCAGCCGGGCTTCCCAAGCAAATACGATGACGAAAGCAGCGGTTTTTCGGTGGAAGGCGATCTGGCCTTGAGCGAGGCCAACCGCCTGGGCATTGCCTATCACTTCAAGGACGATGTGCATCGCTCCCGTGATGGCTCCAACCCCCAGACCTATTTCCGCGACCAGACCCAATCGATTGCCCTGGAAGACACCCTGCGCCTGAACGACATATTCAGCGTGGTTGGGGGCATCTCTTACAACTACCGCAAGAGTCTCGACGCACAGAATTACGGCACCAACGCCAACTCGCCATCGCGGCCCATGCTGTACGACGAACCCACTGGCAGCAATGACGCGGTCAACGCGCAGCTTGGCCTCTTTGCCAATACCAACCCGCTGCTGGGCACCCACGACAACGGCCAACTGCGCCTGACGGTTGCGCGTAAAAGCCGCTTCGCGACGATCAAGGATCGCTACTCGACCCGCTTCGGCACGGTCATCCCCAGCCCTGACCTGAAGTCCGAGCGGGCGACGCACTACGAACTTGGTTACAGCGGCCAGGTTGCCCCGCAATGGAAGCTCGACGCAGCGCTGTTCGTGGCGAACATCGAAGACTCCATTCAAAACGTCACGGTACCCGCGCAGGCTAACTGCGCCGCGCCCTGTGGCCAATACCAGAACATTGCCAAGGCGCGCAATCAAGGCGTGGAACTGGGTATCAATGGCGACCTGGGCGATTGGGAATTGGCGGCAAACTACACCTTTCTTGACCGCGAGAACCTCAGCAACCGCGCTCTGCACCCTACCGACACCCCACGCCACAGCGCGTTTGGCTCGGCAGCGTGGCATCTGGGCGACTGGCAACATACCGCCAGCGTGGAGGCCGCATCGCGTCGCTACAACACGTCTGACGGCAACCAGATGGCACCAGGCTATGCCGTGTACAACCTCAAGACCGGTTATCGATTCAGTAACGATGTGTTGATCGAGGGCGGCATTCGCAACCTGTTCGACCGGCTGTATGAGTACAGCGAGGGTTACCCCGAGATGGGCCGTCAATACTTTGTGCAATTCAATGTGCCGCTGTAA
- a CDS encoding DUF3077 domain-containing protein: MTTDTAKAQTTVGKTKFYQGEKKTQPLFCIEPGIPCQDARDQASELMGCVRDLTIAGLMDDNPQLIWASHYLSALAKALMDDAELGMTH; encoded by the coding sequence ATGACCACAGACACCGCAAAAGCCCAAACCACTGTCGGCAAGACCAAGTTCTACCAAGGTGAAAAGAAGACCCAACCGCTGTTCTGCATCGAGCCCGGCATCCCTTGCCAAGACGCCCGTGATCAGGCCTCTGAGCTGATGGGCTGCGTGCGCGACCTGACCATCGCCGGCCTGATGGACGATAACCCGCAGTTGATCTGGGCCTCGCACTACCTGAGCGCTTTGGCCAAGGCGCTGATGGATGATGCCGAACTGGGCATGACCCACTAA